A region from the Parasphingopyxis sp. CP4 genome encodes:
- a CDS encoding NAD-dependent epimerase/dehydratase family protein, which translates to MKVFVLGGDGFCGWPTSLYLSRRGYDVTIIDNLSRRKIDIELGVDSLTPIAPIDQRLEAWKEVSGKDIAFHDFDISENYHRLLSLIEAEDPDVVIHFAEQRAAPYSMKSSFHKRYTVDNNLSATNNLLAAIVEAKSNAHIVHLGTMGVYGYGTAGMKIPEGYLTVQIPTDDKPIEQEILYPVNPGSIYHLTKTQDQLFFAYYNKNDGIRVTDLHQGIVWGTQTEETKMDERLINRFDYDGDYGTVLNRFVMQAALDYPMTVHGTGGQTRAFIHIQDTCRCIELAIANPPQKGERVNILNQMTETHRVRDLAKMIADKSGGTFELVENPRNEADENELHVANDRFLGLGLEPITLEDGLLDEITEIATKYSDRCDRSKIPCRSTWT; encoded by the coding sequence ATGAAAGTATTCGTTTTGGGGGGCGACGGCTTTTGCGGCTGGCCCACAAGTTTGTATCTATCGCGTCGCGGTTATGACGTAACCATCATAGACAATCTCTCGCGCCGGAAGATCGATATCGAGCTCGGTGTCGATTCGCTGACGCCAATTGCGCCGATCGACCAACGGCTCGAAGCCTGGAAAGAAGTCAGCGGTAAGGATATCGCCTTCCATGATTTCGATATTTCAGAGAATTATCATCGGCTGCTGAGCCTCATCGAAGCCGAGGATCCCGATGTCGTGATCCATTTCGCCGAACAGCGCGCTGCGCCCTATTCGATGAAGTCGAGCTTTCACAAACGCTATACAGTCGACAATAATCTTAGCGCGACGAACAATCTGCTCGCCGCGATCGTGGAAGCAAAAAGCAATGCCCATATCGTCCATCTCGGAACGATGGGTGTTTATGGCTATGGCACAGCCGGAATGAAGATCCCTGAAGGCTATCTCACGGTCCAGATTCCGACAGATGACAAGCCGATCGAACAGGAAATTCTCTATCCCGTTAATCCAGGCTCGATCTATCATTTGACGAAGACGCAGGATCAGCTGTTCTTTGCCTATTACAACAAGAATGACGGCATCCGGGTGACGGATCTTCACCAGGGCATCGTCTGGGGTACGCAGACTGAAGAAACCAAGATGGACGAACGGTTGATCAATCGCTTCGACTATGACGGCGATTATGGGACTGTGCTCAATCGCTTCGTCATGCAGGCTGCGCTCGACTATCCGATGACTGTGCATGGCACTGGCGGTCAGACCCGAGCCTTTATCCATATCCAGGATACCTGCCGCTGCATCGAATTGGCGATCGCCAATCCGCCACAGAAGGGCGAGCGGGTGAATATCCTCAACCAGATGACGGAAACACATCGCGTTCGCGATCTTGCAAAGATGATTGCGGACAAATCCGGCGGCACATTCGAGCTAGTCGAGAATCCCCGCAACGAAGCCGATGAAAATGAACTTCATGTCGCGAATGATCGCTTTCTCGGGCTGGGCCTCGAGCCGATCACGCTGGAAGACGGCTTGTTGGACGAGATCACAGAGATCGCGACCAAATATTCGGATCGTTGCGACCGAAGCAAAATTCCCTGCCGATCAACCTGGACATAG
- a CDS encoding glycosyltransferase family 4 protein produces the protein MQTDTFDVRRFPSLDKFVAPASENKLEVLIATEEIIGPVRNGGIASTYYHLARGLAADGHKVTVLYLKGRTVENETPEHWIDHYASFGIELVYLPDLENELYCASAKWQWRWLSFYRWLKANDRFDMVHTSEWRGGAFYCLQAKRLGLAFHDTLFVMKTSSPYIWNRHYQMRPIDKAELIVAAFAEQKCVEWSDIVVGGSAHLLSFMDYVGYQLPEGHTYVQPNIVDFSEVLVDDQRPRRELGDTVKTGELVFFGRLEPRKGLELFVFAIDALVANGAQIDKITFLGKEGEKLQGQGNIKPGEFIEAHAKHWPFPIEIVTDRNQPEALSLMCSREMIAVMPSLIENSTMAVYEALVHRIPFIATRVGGTPELIDAIDHDATLVQPQVQNLADTIARALEHGQPIARPAFDNDDNLATWYGFHRYVASEGHRALASPPEPNELASTIAYISAPANLGMFSQLVESRSAESLAAADHIVIVSFLPTNAVREQIAAAQEKGFTIIEMIGASTGECLNAGRAQTDAEIIICEAAGVTEISEDFFPTVRKAMAVRPADILTTLYQFRTADMEDFNLFVPLGGDVATQTISGDAYGVEIVIGRRDCLDSIGEFEGYRVDSGTVHEFVGRAAANGRELFVVPEPLFSVEISDDQDPDAADPTGDYLVRKPVLDGVDLTTRKLLLLDTAKTGGGGSKPNRGPIIMAKAHRREDNDAWLTNVDRLGRPDDPVRFNDAIYLGFDRDIGVLHVAMRHKGELLIKANGEILKHDLDTDTKGELAVSEIPLAPLLERRPKTHLRIELINDERVRAAGLAVQRLEPNVYYLSSHRPIFWGNDFFRLIEKVEQHRAAKQARKSQRATKQAHNAANDLISGSDGRSRESAELTVLGRLRKKIGI, from the coding sequence ATGCAGACCGATACCTTCGACGTAAGACGCTTTCCATCGCTGGATAAGTTTGTCGCACCGGCTAGTGAGAACAAGCTCGAAGTCCTGATTGCGACCGAAGAGATTATCGGTCCGGTTCGCAACGGTGGCATTGCCTCCACATATTATCATCTCGCTCGTGGTCTGGCGGCCGACGGACATAAGGTCACAGTCCTTTATCTTAAGGGCCGTACGGTCGAGAATGAGACACCGGAACACTGGATCGATCACTATGCCAGCTTTGGCATCGAACTGGTGTATCTCCCCGACCTGGAGAATGAACTCTATTGCGCGAGCGCCAAATGGCAGTGGCGCTGGTTGTCCTTCTATCGCTGGCTGAAGGCCAACGACCGGTTCGACATGGTCCATACGTCAGAATGGCGAGGCGGCGCTTTCTATTGCCTGCAAGCCAAGCGGCTCGGCCTGGCGTTCCACGATACCTTGTTCGTGATGAAAACTTCATCGCCCTATATCTGGAATCGACACTATCAGATGCGACCGATCGACAAGGCTGAACTGATCGTTGCCGCGTTTGCAGAGCAGAAATGCGTAGAATGGTCGGACATCGTCGTCGGCGGCAGCGCGCATTTGCTCAGCTTCATGGACTATGTCGGCTATCAGCTTCCCGAGGGACATACCTATGTCCAGCCGAACATTGTCGACTTCTCCGAAGTGCTGGTCGACGATCAGCGGCCGCGGCGAGAGCTTGGCGACACGGTTAAGACTGGAGAATTGGTGTTTTTCGGGCGCCTCGAACCACGCAAAGGCCTCGAGCTTTTTGTGTTCGCGATCGATGCGCTCGTCGCGAACGGCGCCCAGATTGATAAGATCACCTTTCTTGGCAAGGAAGGGGAGAAGCTGCAGGGACAAGGCAATATCAAGCCTGGCGAATTCATCGAGGCCCATGCAAAGCACTGGCCTTTCCCGATTGAGATTGTAACCGACCGAAACCAGCCTGAAGCATTGTCGCTAATGTGTTCGCGAGAAATGATCGCGGTGATGCCGTCTTTGATCGAAAACTCGACGATGGCGGTTTACGAAGCCCTGGTACATCGGATTCCGTTCATCGCAACCCGTGTCGGCGGGACGCCGGAACTGATAGATGCGATCGACCACGACGCCACTTTGGTGCAGCCGCAGGTGCAGAATCTTGCCGATACGATCGCGCGCGCGCTCGAACATGGCCAGCCGATTGCCCGACCCGCCTTTGATAATGATGACAATCTCGCGACCTGGTATGGTTTTCACCGCTATGTTGCGAGCGAGGGACACCGTGCACTAGCCTCCCCTCCAGAGCCGAATGAGCTCGCGTCAACTATTGCCTATATTTCGGCGCCGGCAAATTTGGGAATGTTCTCGCAGCTTGTGGAATCGCGAAGCGCTGAAAGTCTTGCCGCTGCAGATCATATCGTAATTGTCAGTTTTCTTCCAACCAACGCCGTACGCGAGCAAATCGCGGCGGCGCAGGAAAAAGGTTTCACGATCATCGAGATGATCGGCGCATCGACCGGCGAGTGCCTGAACGCAGGCCGAGCGCAGACAGATGCCGAAATCATTATCTGCGAGGCCGCAGGAGTGACTGAAATATCCGAGGACTTCTTCCCGACTGTTCGCAAGGCCATGGCCGTCCGTCCTGCAGATATCCTGACAACGCTTTATCAGTTTCGTACAGCGGACATGGAAGATTTTAACCTGTTCGTCCCGCTCGGCGGGGATGTCGCGACGCAAACTATTTCAGGTGATGCCTATGGCGTCGAAATCGTGATCGGCAGGCGGGATTGCCTTGATTCGATTGGCGAATTTGAGGGTTATCGCGTGGATTCTGGCACAGTTCATGAGTTTGTCGGCCGCGCGGCAGCAAATGGTCGCGAATTGTTCGTGGTTCCCGAACCGCTTTTCTCGGTCGAGATTTCTGATGATCAAGATCCAGACGCAGCAGATCCGACCGGTGACTATCTCGTCAGAAAGCCCGTCCTTGACGGTGTAGATTTGACCACACGTAAGCTGTTGTTACTCGATACTGCCAAGACTGGTGGTGGCGGCAGTAAGCCCAATCGGGGGCCAATCATCATGGCCAAAGCCCACCGGCGGGAAGACAATGACGCATGGCTTACAAATGTAGATCGGCTCGGTCGTCCGGATGATCCTGTGCGGTTTAATGACGCAATCTACCTCGGATTCGACCGCGACATTGGCGTGCTGCATGTCGCCATGCGCCATAAGGGAGAATTGCTGATCAAGGCCAATGGCGAAATACTCAAACACGACCTCGACACCGACACCAAAGGCGAACTTGCTGTTTCGGAGATCCCACTCGCTCCGCTACTCGAACGCAGACCCAAAACACATCTCAGAATTGAGCTGATTAACGACGAGCGAGTGCGGGCTGCCGGCCTTGCCGTTCAGCGGCTCGAGCCAAATGTCTATTATCTAAGCTCTCACCGCCCGATCTTCTGGGGCAATGATTTCTTCCGGCTGATTGAGAAAGTGGAGCAGCATCGGGCGGCGAAGCAGGCGCGGAAAAGCCAGCGTGCGACAAAGCAGGCCCATAATGCGGCCAATGACCTCATTTCAGGATCAGACGGGCGCTCACGAGAAAGTGCTGAACTCACCGTACTCGGACGGCTCAGAAAGAAGATCGGGATTTAA
- a CDS encoding GSCFA domain-containing protein → MPLVVHNALDAVRIRKSNPVAAWGNRGDENRIEPVTKPEFDVPFQFKQKERIFTIGSCFARNVEKELLARGFRIPMRELLEKPAFDGVNAEVVNNFGTPSIYNELAWAFGADTFDENLGFVEVQNGKFIDLHMVNSIKPAPIELLRKRRDGLAKAIQMLKKCRILVMTLGLVELWWDNEAQVYLNTTPLPSVLRSWPGRFELHVLTFDECRDYLDRALDLCFAHGHRNLQIILTVSPVPMMMTHRRMDVITANNYSKSVLRTVAEHVVSDRDRLCYFPSYESVTHSDRQIAWTNDFVHVTEDIVAFNVERMVNAFTGKSRADANSAFPAEHNLPSESVDALILAERAIEARIHNDEKFFADNAAQAAQSPAFRLEYARYLVDRFEYATAARLLLDDPRSEARLVRATALLKDGDHAAAFAVAESIASHDHKGDLHWRTMVEAAIEMGSRDKILETETRWLEMHPRQRYFAKFVVGRALRRMKDYRLALERLEDALACGEKTPPLAVETAYCLSELGEHEAVKTMLEGVAAANEWQVAQVQRLLKKVDAA, encoded by the coding sequence ATGCCGTTAGTCGTTCACAACGCACTCGACGCGGTGCGCATTCGCAAATCCAATCCAGTCGCTGCCTGGGGCAATCGGGGCGATGAGAATCGTATCGAACCGGTAACCAAACCGGAATTCGACGTGCCATTCCAGTTCAAGCAGAAGGAGCGAATATTTACCATCGGCTCCTGTTTCGCGCGCAATGTAGAGAAGGAATTGCTGGCGCGTGGTTTTCGCATTCCGATGCGGGAACTGCTCGAAAAACCGGCATTTGACGGCGTTAATGCGGAAGTCGTCAATAATTTCGGCACACCGTCAATCTATAATGAGCTGGCCTGGGCGTTTGGCGCAGATACGTTTGACGAAAATCTTGGTTTTGTTGAAGTGCAGAACGGCAAGTTCATCGATCTGCACATGGTCAACAGCATCAAGCCAGCCCCGATCGAGCTGCTCAGGAAGCGACGAGACGGACTCGCCAAAGCGATTCAGATGCTCAAGAAATGTCGCATCCTGGTCATGACGCTCGGTTTGGTCGAACTGTGGTGGGACAATGAGGCCCAAGTCTATCTCAACACCACGCCTTTGCCATCGGTCCTCCGATCCTGGCCCGGTCGCTTTGAACTCCATGTCCTGACGTTCGACGAATGCCGCGACTATCTCGATCGCGCACTCGACCTGTGCTTTGCCCATGGCCATCGCAATCTCCAGATCATTCTCACAGTGTCGCCAGTCCCGATGATGATGACCCATCGGCGGATGGATGTGATCACAGCAAACAACTATTCGAAATCAGTACTCCGCACCGTTGCTGAACATGTCGTCTCCGATCGCGACAGGCTGTGCTATTTCCCAAGCTATGAGTCCGTCACCCATAGCGACCGGCAGATCGCATGGACCAACGATTTCGTGCATGTCACCGAGGACATCGTCGCCTTCAATGTCGAGCGGATGGTGAACGCCTTTACCGGGAAATCCCGCGCGGACGCCAATTCCGCCTTCCCAGCTGAACACAATCTACCGAGCGAAAGCGTCGATGCGCTGATCCTCGCAGAGCGCGCCATAGAAGCGCGGATTCACAATGATGAGAAATTCTTCGCCGATAATGCGGCGCAGGCTGCACAGTCGCCAGCCTTTCGCCTGGAGTATGCGCGCTATCTGGTCGACCGTTTCGAATATGCGACTGCGGCACGCCTGTTATTGGACGATCCGCGTTCAGAAGCGCGCTTGGTTCGCGCCACGGCATTATTGAAGGATGGTGACCATGCCGCCGCATTCGCCGTCGCAGAATCGATTGCAAGCCATGACCACAAGGGTGATCTACACTGGCGGACAATGGTCGAAGCCGCCATTGAAATGGGCTCCCGAGACAAGATCTTGGAAACTGAAACCCGATGGCTGGAAATGCATCCACGCCAGCGATATTTCGCAAAATTCGTCGTGGGTCGCGCTCTGCGCCGCATGAAAGATTATCGATTGGCGCTGGAAAGGCTGGAGGACGCCCTGGCCTGTGGCGAGAAAACACCGCCGCTCGCGGTCGAAACGGCATATTGCCTGTCCGAACTTGGTGAGCACGAAGCGGTAAAAACCATGCTTGAGGGAGTCGCAGCCGCCAATGAATGGCAAGTTGCGCAAGTCCAACGCCTGCTCAAGAAAGTAGATGCTGCCTAA
- the pyrC gene encoding dihydroorotase: protein MSDILTIRRPDDWHVHLRDGPMLDAVAVYTARQFARAIIMPNLIPPVTTSAAASAYRDRIMAALPEDSDFTPLMTAYLTDTIDADDLASGHDEGIFTAAKLYPAGATTNSDSGVTDVANIHGVLARMEAIGMPLLIHGEVTDNEVDIFDREAVFIEQILEPLTRDFPALKIVFEHITTADAVEFVKAAGANIAATITPHHCVINRNAIFEGGVRPHAYCLPVAKREQHRLAVRAAAVSGSPKFFLGTDTAPHARGDKESSCGCAGIFNAPYALESYAAIFDAEGALDNFEGFASEHGPRFYGLPLNEGSITLRRAALEIPDIMPIEGTELVPFQAGETLGWTLD from the coding sequence ATGAGCGATATTCTGACGATCCGGCGGCCCGATGACTGGCACGTGCATCTGCGCGATGGGCCAATGCTCGATGCCGTGGCGGTCTATACGGCTCGCCAATTCGCGCGTGCGATCATCATGCCCAATCTCATCCCGCCGGTGACAACCAGTGCGGCAGCGAGTGCGTATCGCGATCGGATCATGGCTGCGCTGCCAGAAGATAGCGATTTTACGCCGCTGATGACGGCCTATCTCACCGATACAATTGATGCAGATGATCTCGCGTCAGGCCATGACGAGGGTATCTTCACCGCCGCCAAACTCTATCCGGCTGGCGCGACGACCAATTCGGATAGCGGCGTCACCGATGTTGCCAATATTCACGGCGTTCTCGCGCGGATGGAAGCAATCGGCATGCCGCTCCTGATCCATGGTGAGGTGACGGACAATGAGGTCGATATCTTCGATCGCGAGGCGGTATTCATCGAGCAGATTCTTGAACCGCTCACCCGCGATTTTCCCGCGCTGAAGATCGTCTTTGAACATATCACCACCGCTGATGCCGTGGAATTTGTGAAGGCTGCCGGAGCCAACATCGCCGCCACCATCACTCCGCATCATTGTGTAATCAACCGCAATGCAATCTTCGAAGGCGGTGTTCGCCCGCATGCCTATTGCCTGCCGGTCGCCAAACGTGAGCAGCATCGGTTGGCGGTGCGCGCGGCGGCAGTATCCGGATCGCCCAAATTTTTCCTCGGCACCGATACCGCGCCCCATGCGCGCGGTGACAAGGAATCATCCTGCGGTTGTGCGGGAATCTTCAACGCGCCCTATGCGCTGGAAAGCTATGCGGCGATATTTGACGCCGAAGGCGCGCTGGACAATTTCGAAGGCTTTGCTTCGGAACATGGCCCGCGCTTTTACGGCCTGCCGCTCAATGAGGGCAGCATAACATTGCGCCGCGCTGCGCTGGAAATTCCGGATATCATGCCAATCGAGGGAACAGAGCTAGTGCCATTCCAGGCCGGCGAAACGCTGGGCTGGACGCTCGACTAA
- a CDS encoding methyltransferase domain-containing protein yields MADIQNSVESGDGTPGEKKDARKKRGFSESRFVAGFSDLIADGEPEKALDYFIGELDLLKASKLNRKEKLNHLVYMSKIIQSNGNAKHGWQKLQRKSRQARRVMALTDVPRDKTFLDFGCGAHDPVSLSTFFYLNGFPRSVACDMRPMRNPTYSAISLYETLAEFNLHPEQFMLDDVEESDFKQRLSHFDTNKLAQGEIDTVLGGLSGSIDHRIDNLLNLDVDDDELGFVVSFAVLEHVDEIQPIMDWLYRKTAPGGAHFHFIDIADHRSYQPGGGFNAWSFLTEEDAPEGMNRLRKGEHLEAITGAGFEILQERSVEGEVPPETAEALLPRWKDMSKSDIDTIKLTVMFRKPAL; encoded by the coding sequence TTGGCTGATATCCAAAACTCGGTGGAATCGGGTGACGGCACACCCGGCGAAAAGAAAGACGCGCGTAAAAAACGCGGTTTTAGCGAATCTCGCTTTGTAGCGGGCTTCTCCGATCTCATTGCCGACGGCGAGCCCGAAAAGGCACTTGATTACTTCATCGGTGAGCTCGACTTGCTAAAGGCTAGCAAGCTGAATCGCAAAGAAAAACTCAACCATCTTGTCTATATGAGCAAGATTATTCAGAGCAATGGCAATGCCAAACATGGCTGGCAAAAGCTCCAACGGAAAAGCCGCCAAGCCCGCCGGGTAATGGCGCTGACCGATGTACCGCGCGACAAGACATTCCTTGATTTCGGATGCGGCGCTCATGATCCGGTATCCCTGTCTACATTCTTCTATCTAAACGGGTTTCCTAGATCGGTTGCGTGCGACATGCGACCGATGCGCAATCCGACCTACTCGGCCATTTCGCTCTATGAGACGCTGGCGGAATTCAATCTTCATCCCGAGCAATTCATGCTGGATGATGTCGAAGAAAGTGATTTCAAGCAACGGCTTAGCCATTTTGATACGAACAAATTGGCGCAGGGCGAGATCGATACGGTCCTTGGAGGGCTTTCTGGTTCAATCGATCACCGTATTGATAACCTCCTGAATCTGGACGTGGACGATGACGAGCTAGGCTTCGTCGTTTCATTCGCGGTACTCGAACATGTCGACGAAATTCAGCCGATCATGGACTGGCTGTATCGGAAAACTGCGCCCGGTGGAGCACATTTTCACTTTATCGATATCGCTGACCATCGGTCATACCAACCTGGAGGCGGATTTAACGCGTGGAGCTTTCTAACCGAAGAGGACGCTCCGGAGGGCATGAATCGCCTGCGCAAGGGTGAACATCTTGAAGCGATCACCGGTGCAGGCTTTGAAATCCTGCAGGAAAGATCGGTGGAAGGCGAAGTACCGCCGGAAACCGCCGAGGCGTTGCTACCGCGCTGGAAAGATATGTCAAAGTCGGACATAGATACGATCAAGCTCACCGTCATGTTTCGAAAACCAGCGCTATAG
- the rarD gene encoding EamA family transporter RarD — MSEPRNTPAGYAFGIGVYLLWGLVPLYFKLLDHVGAFETVAHRIVWSVGFLLILLLAVGKLGSLRATFRNPRTLAALALSATLIGVNWLVYIWAVINEHILAASLGYFLNPLLNVVLGTLFLKEKLRPATMIAIGLAAIGVAILAWSALDTLWVSATLAVSFALYGYVRKVTDAGAIEGLAVETALLTPLCIAYLAWLGAAGGLMFGTDTNTDILLILAAVVTSIPLMLFAAAAKRLTLTTLGFIQYIAPSMVFLIGAFIFKEPLNSGQIACFLFIWAGLALFTIDNLRMARSNRRAARATA, encoded by the coding sequence ATGAGCGAACCTCGCAACACACCGGCCGGCTATGCCTTTGGCATTGGCGTGTACCTCCTTTGGGGGTTGGTTCCGCTCTATTTCAAACTGCTCGACCATGTCGGCGCGTTCGAGACAGTCGCCCATCGGATCGTCTGGTCGGTCGGCTTCTTGCTGATCCTGCTGCTCGCTGTCGGCAAGCTGGGCAGCCTGCGTGCTACCTTTCGTAACCCGCGCACATTGGCCGCGCTGGCCCTGTCGGCCACACTGATCGGCGTGAACTGGCTGGTCTATATCTGGGCTGTCATTAACGAGCATATATTGGCGGCCAGCCTCGGCTATTTCCTCAATCCGTTGCTCAATGTCGTGCTCGGCACGCTGTTCCTCAAAGAAAAGCTGCGCCCGGCCACAATGATCGCAATCGGATTGGCAGCCATCGGCGTGGCAATCCTGGCCTGGAGTGCGCTCGATACGCTGTGGGTCAGCGCCACACTGGCGGTCTCATTCGCGCTCTATGGCTATGTCCGCAAAGTCACCGATGCCGGGGCAATTGAAGGACTGGCAGTTGAGACCGCACTCCTAACGCCGCTGTGCATCGCCTATTTGGCATGGCTCGGCGCAGCCGGTGGGCTGATGTTTGGCACGGATACCAATACCGATATCCTGCTGATCCTGGCTGCGGTTGTCACATCGATACCGCTGATGCTGTTCGCGGCGGCCGCAAAGCGGCTGACGCTGACAACGCTCGGTTTCATTCAATATATTGCGCCGTCGATGGTGTTCTTGATCGGCGCGTTCATCTTCAAAGAGCCGCTCAATAGCGGGCAGATTGCGTGCTTCCTCTTCATCTGGGCGGGGCTAGCGCTGTTCACGATCGATAATCTGCGGATGGCGCGTAGCAATCGTCGTGCGGCGCGAGCGACAGCCTGA
- a CDS encoding DUF1134 domain-containing protein, giving the protein MAIAPASAQIDTVDPDAALEASGYDESDYQSGGSTTDQGAPAIAYGDEFDFDPDAATEADTTVYSDPNYIPDTPGYENEATTGDTDVVANQTTPAEDGRTTYQQDDLIAAAGGVFGDGAEGLARIIQDILSEQGEPNGYIVGREAGGAFIFGLRYGSGTLFHAVEGQQPVYWTGPSVGFDAGANGASTFVLVYNLFDTDELFRRFPAGEGNAYLVGGLTASYLRSGDKVLIPIRMGAGLRLGANIGYMNFSRNRRWLPF; this is encoded by the coding sequence ATGGCCATCGCCCCGGCATCCGCACAGATCGACACCGTCGACCCAGACGCCGCACTCGAAGCGTCTGGCTATGACGAAAGCGACTATCAGAGCGGCGGCTCAACCACGGATCAGGGCGCGCCCGCCATCGCCTATGGCGACGAGTTCGATTTCGATCCGGACGCAGCGACCGAGGCTGACACGACGGTATATTCCGATCCCAACTATATTCCCGACACGCCCGGTTACGAAAATGAGGCGACAACGGGCGATACCGATGTCGTTGCCAACCAGACGACACCGGCCGAAGATGGCCGCACCACCTATCAGCAGGACGATCTGATCGCGGCCGCTGGCGGCGTATTCGGAGATGGTGCAGAGGGCCTCGCGCGCATCATCCAGGATATCCTGTCTGAACAAGGCGAACCCAATGGCTATATCGTCGGACGTGAAGCGGGCGGCGCCTTCATATTCGGACTGCGCTATGGCTCGGGCACATTATTCCATGCCGTTGAAGGGCAGCAGCCAGTGTATTGGACCGGTCCATCCGTGGGCTTCGATGCCGGCGCAAACGGCGCTTCGACCTTTGTACTGGTCTATAATCTCTTCGATACGGACGAGCTCTTCCGGCGCTTCCCGGCTGGCGAAGGCAATGCCTATCTCGTCGGCGGCCTGACCGCGAGCTATCTGCGGTCGGGAGACAAGGTCCTGATCCCGATCCGCATGGGTGCAGGCCTCAGGCTCGGCGCAAATATCGGCTATATGAATTTCAGCCGCAATCGCCGCTGGCTGCCTTTCTAG
- a CDS encoding TetR/AcrR family transcriptional regulator, translating into MACREKRPAGSTVDWRSRRAEIADAALPIFLERHWSALSVEEFAEAIGFTYWQVYYSFDGLEDIYRASVALLAETVADAIASPPEPSASVSRTIQDYVRFAADSVRSEAYGHLLFLRLRDAYPEPWVRHVYDTRIAAPLRRGLEKAIAEAGAHSDLKIVLLHGARGRCLMSLEAALALPQLLNQEDFVEEGFEKTVASVAKDMFAATCTFDGFEQGTVQAA; encoded by the coding sequence ATGGCTTGTCGCGAGAAACGTCCTGCCGGATCGACCGTGGATTGGCGTTCCCGCCGGGCAGAGATTGCGGATGCCGCGCTGCCGATCTTCCTGGAGCGCCATTGGAGTGCTCTGAGTGTCGAAGAATTCGCCGAGGCAATCGGCTTTACCTATTGGCAGGTCTATTATTCATTCGACGGACTCGAGGATATTTACCGCGCCAGCGTCGCATTGCTCGCCGAAACCGTGGCGGATGCCATCGCATCACCCCCCGAACCAAGTGCCTCGGTCAGCCGGACCATCCAGGACTATGTGCGCTTTGCTGCCGATAGTGTTCGCAGCGAAGCCTATGGCCACTTACTCTTTCTGCGGCTGCGCGACGCCTATCCCGAACCCTGGGTCCGTCATGTCTATGACACACGGATCGCGGCCCCGCTGCGGCGCGGGCTGGAGAAAGCGATTGCCGAGGCTGGTGCACATAGCGACCTGAAGATTGTCCTATTGCATGGCGCGCGTGGCCGCTGCCTTATGAGCCTTGAAGCGGCACTCGCATTGCCGCAGCTCCTCAACCAGGAGGATTTCGTCGAAGAGGGTTTTGAAAAGACGGTAGCCAGCGTTGCCAAAGACATGTTTGCGGCAACCTGCACATTTGACGGTTTTGAACAGGGCACTGTTCAGGCCGCCTGA
- a CDS encoding phosphoadenylyl-sulfate reductase, with protein sequence MVLATRQSIELAEVAETLNARFAGKSAGQILSDILHGGVAGRPAVLSSFGAEAVVLLKLVADRKPSTPVVFLETRKHFPETLEYVDQVMDSLGMTTLVRVRPDPNQLLAADPDGTLHITDSDQCCYIRKTLPMIGVLKDYDCVLTGRKRFQTDDRQAMQTVEVQNNWLRINPLAEWSQQEIDAFLDDQQLMQHPLVAMGFPSIGCAPCTVPSDNARDGRWAGIDKTECGIHQFGNEDDRASTDGND encoded by the coding sequence GTGGTTCTTGCAACCCGCCAATCGATTGAGCTCGCTGAAGTTGCCGAGACGCTGAACGCGCGGTTTGCGGGCAAAAGTGCGGGACAAATTCTGTCGGATATTCTGCATGGCGGGGTCGCCGGCCGGCCCGCAGTTCTTTCATCGTTCGGAGCGGAAGCGGTTGTACTGCTGAAACTCGTGGCGGATCGCAAACCGTCGACGCCAGTGGTCTTCCTGGAAACGCGCAAACATTTCCCCGAAACATTGGAATATGTCGATCAGGTGATGGATTCGCTGGGGATGACGACCTTGGTCCGCGTCCGGCCCGATCCCAATCAGCTATTGGCTGCAGATCCGGATGGGACGCTGCATATCACTGACAGCGATCAATGCTGTTATATTCGCAAGACGTTGCCGATGATTGGCGTACTGAAGGATTATGATTGCGTGCTTACTGGCCGCAAGCGGTTTCAAACTGACGACCGCCAAGCGATGCAGACGGTCGAAGTCCAGAACAATTGGTTGCGGATCAACCCTCTTGCCGAATGGTCGCAGCAAGAGATTGACGCGTTTTTGGATGATCAGCAGCTGATGCAACATCCTCTGGTCGCCATGGGTTTCCCGTCAATTGGATGTGCACCCTGCACCGTGCCGAGTGACAATGCGCGCGATGGACGATGGGCGGGCATCGATAAAACGGAATGCGGAATTCACCAGTTCGGCAACGAGGATGACCGTGCATCGACAGATGGCAATGACTAG